The following proteins are encoded in a genomic region of Jaculus jaculus isolate mJacJac1 chromosome 21, mJacJac1.mat.Y.cur, whole genome shotgun sequence:
- the LOC101602384 gene encoding zinc finger protein 268-like — translation MELVSFEDVAVDFTWQEWQHLDVAQRALYREVMLENYSSLLLLGHCLTKPDLIFRLEHGYAPWSMAEDSLERLQELKFQQNIHWTPARECNQFEKAVYHKLHLTHHQMTHLSEKPYECSEYENGFFWKPRFPVHSGEKLYRCHKCWKLFFTKPELTAHQRTHSEEKSYECKVCRKTFCHKSNFTVHQRIHTGYKPYECKECGKAFFQKSVLIIHQRTHTGEKPYQCHQCLKAFFSKSQLTMHLKIHTGVRPYVCPECGKAFLHKSKLTVHQRTHTGEKPYACTECDRAFFSKSELTVHQRVHTGEKPYACNDCEKAFSSKSQLTMHQRVHAGEKPYKCSECEKAFFLKSYLTIHHRIHTGERPYACGECQKTFFRKSCLTIHQKTHAGEKPYECPKCGKAFSRKSHCTVHEKTHAEDRLYECGECGKAFCRKSNFTIHQRIHTGEKPYECSECGKAYFLKSHLTIHQRTHTGEKPNECNQCEKAFFSKAQLTMHQKTHKLVRPHECAECGKTFLYKSRLTIHQRIHTGEKPYECSDCGKSFRQKSIFNIHQRTHSGEKPYECSSCPKAFFSKSELTVHRRTHTIEKPYECSECEKAFFMKSYLTIHQRIHTGERPYKCSECGKAFLTKSKLTIHQRTHTGEKPYECNKCGKSFCQKSNFNIHQRNHTGEKQCECHECGKAFFSQSQLATHQRVHTGEKPYKCSGCEKAFFRKAHLRIHQRTHEAQKPFECDELEKAFFRSSDLAVYPRAHTFEEPFDCI, via the exons GAGCTGGTGTCCTTTGAGGACGTGGCCGTGGACTTCACGTGGCAGGAGTGGCAGCATCTGGACGTGGCTCAGCGAGCCCTCTACCGGGaggtgatgctggagaactacagcAGCCTTCTGCTCTTGG GGCACTGTTTGACCAAGCCCGACTTGATATTCAGGTTGGAGCACGGGTACGCACCCTGGAGCATGGCTGAAGACTCCCTTGAGAGGCTGCAAG aATTGAAATTTCAACAGAATATCCACTGGACACCGGCTCGTGAATGTAACCAGTTCGAGAAAGCGGTTTACCATAAGTTACACCTCACGCATCATCAGATGACTCATTTaagtgagaagccatatgaatgtagtgAGTATGAGAACGGCTTCTTCTGGAAGCCACGCTTCCCAGTTCATTCAGGTGAAAAGCTGTATCGATGTCATAAGTGTTGGAAATTGTTCTTCACAAAGCCAGAACTCACTGCtcaccagagaactcattcagaaGAGAAATCTTACGAATGTAAGGTCTGCAGGAAAACTTTCTGCCATAAGTCTAACTTCACCGTCCATCAGAGAATCCACACGGGTTATAAGCCATACGAGTGCAAGGAATGCGGGAAGGCGTTCTTTCAGAAGTCCGTCCTCATCATCCACCAGCGGACGCACACCGGCGAGAAGCCGTATCAGTGTCACCAGTGTCTGAAAGCCTTTTTCTCCAAGTCGCAGCTCACTATGCACCTGAAGATCCACACAGGCGTGCGGCCGTACGTGTGCCCCGAGTGCGGCAAGGCGTTCCTGCACAAGTCGAAGCTCACCGTGCACCAGAGGACGCACACCGGCGAGAAGCCGTACGCGTGCACCGAGTGTGACAGAGCCTTCTTTTCCAAGTCGGAGCTCACCGTGCACCAGCGGGTTCACACGGGCGAGAAGCCGTACGCGTGCAACGACTGTGAGAAGGCCTTCTCCTCCAAGTCCCAGCTCACCATGCACCAGCGGGTTCACGCCGGCGAGAAGCCGTACAAGTGCAGCGAGTGTGAGAAAGCCTTCTTCCTGAAGTCCTACCTCACCATCCACCACAGGATTCACACCGGCGAGAGGCCGTACGCGTGCGGCGAGTGTCAGAAAACCTTCTTCCGCAAGTCGTGCCTCACGATCCACCAGAAGACGCACGCGGGCGAGAAGCCCTACGAGTGCCCCAAGTGTGGCAAAGCCTTCTCCCGGAAGTCGCACTGCACCGTGCACGAGAAGACGCACGCGGAGGACAGGCTGTACGAGTGCGGCGAGTGCGGGAAAGCCTTCTGCCGGAAGTCGAACTTCACCATTCACCAGAGGATCCACACGGGCGAGAAGCCCTACGAGTGCAGCGAGTGTGGCAAAGCCTACTTCCTGAAGTCGCACCTCACCATCCATCAACGAACCCACACGGGGGAGAAGCCGAACGAGTGTAACCAGTGCGAGAAAGCTTTCTTCTCCAAGGCCCAGCTCACGATGCATCAGAAAACTCACAAACTCGTGCGGCCACACGAGTGTGCGGAGTGTGGGAAAACCTTCCTCTATAAGTCACGGCTCACCATTCATCAGAGGATCCACACCGGTGAAAAGCCCTACGAATGTAGCGACTGCGGGAAGTCTTTCCGCCAGAAGTCCATCTTCAATATCCATCAAAGAACTCACAGCGGCGAGAAGCCCTACGAATGTAGCAGCTGCCCGAAAGCTTTCTTCTCCAAGTCGGAGCTCACCGTGCACCGGCGAACTCACACGATCGAGAAGCCTTACGAATGTAGTGAGTGTGAGAAGGCGTTCTTCATGAAGTCCTACCTGACCATCCATCAGCGAATCCACACGGGCGAGAGGCCATACAAGTGCAGCGAGTGCGGGAAGGCCTTCCTCACCAAGTCCAAGCTCACCATCCACCAAAGAACTCACACGGGAGAGAAGCCGTACGAATGTAACAAGTGCGGGAAGTCCTTCTGCCAGAAGTCAAACTTCAATATTCACCAGAGAAATCACACGGGCGAGAAGCAATGTGAATGTCACGAGTGTGGCAAAGCGTTCTTCTCCCAGTCACAACTTGCCACCCACCAGAGAGTTCACACAGGCGAGAAGCCATATAAGTGCAGTGGATGTGAAAAGGCTTTCTTCCGGAAGGCACACCTCAGGATTCACCAGAGAACCCACGAAGCTCAGAAGCCATTTGAATGTGATGAGTTGGAGAAAGCTTTCTTCCGGAGCTCGGATCTGGCCGTTTATCCGAGAGCCCACACCTTTGAGGAACCGTTTGACTGTATTTAA